The Amycolatopsis japonica nucleotide sequence ACCGTGCGAGTGCCCGTGGCCGACCTGCTCGGGTTCGGGCTTCGGTTCGGCGGCGCGACGTCTGCCCGGTTCCGCCGGTCGCGGCCGCTGGGCCGGTGGGCGCGGGCGCCGCGTGCCCTCGGGCGGCGGCGTCCGGCGCGGCGAACGGGACGTTCCGGGCGAACGATCGGACGGGGTGTCCGTTACCCGGCGAATCGGGCCGGTGTCGTCGTCGGAGATGTCGCGGCGGTTCACCCGCACATCCTCCACAGTCGGCGGCGCGTGCCGCACACGGCCTATCCGAATGCCTGCCGAAGGTGGACACGGCGATAGGCCGAAGGCGGGGTGTCGAAGTGGTCGAGGAAGGCTTGGCGAAGCGTCTCGGTCGAGCCGAAACCGCATCGCCTCGCGATCGAGGACAGCGGAAGTTCGGTGCCGCACAACAGTTTCGCCGCGTTCTCGGTTCTCGCGGCCCGCACGTACCTGCTGGGTGTGGTGCTCAAGTGCGCGTCGAACAACCTGGTCAGCTGCCGGGGGCTGATCCCGGCCCGTTGGGCGAGGGCGGCGGTGCCGAGATCACCGGCGAGGTGTTCGGCGACGTACGCGGTGATGTCGCGGACCAGCCGGTTCTCCGGCGGCGGACCGGACAGGAACATGCTCACCTGCGCCTGGTTGCCCGGCCGCTGCAGGTAGGTGACGAGCATGCGGGCGACCTCCCTGGCGACACTCGGGCCGTGGTCCTCTTCGACGAACGCGAGGGTGAGGTCGATCCCGCTGGTGACCCCCGCCGCCGTGTAGACGTTGCCGTCGCGCACGTACAGCGGCACCGGGTCGACGTTCACCTGCGGATAGTTCGTCGCGAGCCGGTTCGCGAACCGCCAGTGGGTGGTGGCGCGGCGGCCGTTGAGCAGTCCGCATGCGGCGAGCACGGTGGCGCCGGTGCACACCGAGGCGACCCGGCGGCTCTGCTGCGCGAGCCTGCGGACGTGGGTGACGAACCGCGCGTCCGCGGCGGCGGCCTCGTGTCCGGTGCCGCCCGCGACGATCAGCGTGTCCAGCCCGCCGGTGATCTGGTCGAGCCGATGCTGTGCCTGCAGGGTCAGCCCGGACTCGCAGCGGATGCCGCGTCCGTCGACGCTGGCGAGCATGATCTCGTACCCCGGCTTGCCGCCGAGTTTGGTGGCGGCGTCCAGGACGTCCGACGGACCGGCGATGTCGAGCAACTCGGCGTTGCTGTAGCCGACGATCAACACTCGTCTGGGTGAACCCGGCATGATCGAACGCTACCAGTAGTGCCCGGCCGTCGGACGTTGTTCGCAGGAATCCGGACATCCGGGCCACCGTGGGCCCGCCGCTCCGACACCGTTGTCCCCATGACAGACGACAAGAAGACGATCGCGTTCGTGGTGTACCCGGGGATGACCCCGCTCGACATGGTCGGGCCGCTGACCGTGCTGGAGGGGATGGCGAGCACGGCGCAGGAATACCGGACGGTCGTGGTCGGCGAGACGAAGGACCCGGTCATCACCGACAACCCCCTGAAGCTCGTGGCGACCCACACCTACGACGAGGTCCCGTCGCCGTACGCGCTGCTCGTGCCCGGTGGCGCCGCACCGACGCTGAAGGCGCTCGCCGACGAGAAGCTGGTCGGTTACCTGCGCGGCGCGGCGGCGAACGCCGAGCTCGTGACGTCGGTGTGCACGGGATCGCTGCTGCTGGGGCAGGCAGGACTGTTGAAGGGCCGCAAGGCCGCGACGCACTGGATGTTCCGGGAATTGCTGGGCGCGTTCGGCGCGGAACCGGTCGCGGAGCGCTGGGTCGAGGACGGGAACGTGATCACCGCCGCCGGGGTGTCGGCGGGGATCGACCTCGCGCTGCACTTGGTCGAGCGGCTCGTCGGCGCCGAGATCGCCAGGACGATCCAGTTCGTCATCGAGTACGACCCGGAGCCGCCGCAGGGCCCGCTGGACTGGTCCAAGCGTCCGTACGGGGACCTCAAGCCCTTGCTGGAGCACACGCTGAACGAGGCGCTCGCGGACGAACCCGCGTTGCGGGACAGGCTCCTCGCGCACACCGGGAAATAAGGGGGACGGCCATCCGGGTGAGAAATCGACGTCTCGGGGACAGCACCGGGTTACATTCGGGTCATCCGTCCAGGTGATAGGTGGTTCGTGGAGTTCAAGGTGCTCGGCCCGCTCGCGGCCTCGGTCCCGCTGCCGTCGGCGGCTCAGCCCCGTCGGGTGCTCGCGGTGCTCCTGACCCGGCCGAACGAGTTCGTCCACCGGGACACCCTCGTGGACGAACTCTGGCC carries:
- a CDS encoding DJ-1/PfpI family protein; this encodes MTDDKKTIAFVVYPGMTPLDMVGPLTVLEGMASTAQEYRTVVVGETKDPVITDNPLKLVATHTYDEVPSPYALLVPGGAAPTLKALADEKLVGYLRGAAANAELVTSVCTGSLLLGQAGLLKGRKAATHWMFRELLGAFGAEPVAERWVEDGNVITAAGVSAGIDLALHLVERLVGAEIARTIQFVIEYDPEPPQGPLDWSKRPYGDLKPLLEHTLNEALADEPALRDRLLAHTGK
- a CDS encoding GlxA family transcriptional regulator — encoded protein: MPGSPRRVLIVGYSNAELLDIAGPSDVLDAATKLGGKPGYEIMLASVDGRGIRCESGLTLQAQHRLDQITGGLDTLIVAGGTGHEAAAADARFVTHVRRLAQQSRRVASVCTGATVLAACGLLNGRRATTHWRFANRLATNYPQVNVDPVPLYVRDGNVYTAAGVTSGIDLTLAFVEEDHGPSVAREVARMLVTYLQRPGNQAQVSMFLSGPPPENRLVRDITAYVAEHLAGDLGTAALAQRAGISPRQLTRLFDAHLSTTPSRYVRAARTENAAKLLCGTELPLSSIARRCGFGSTETLRQAFLDHFDTPPSAYRRVHLRQAFG